The nucleotide sequence TAGACCTTGACGATGTTGGGGTGGTCCATCTTGGCCAAGACCTCCGCCTCCCGGTGGAAGCGGCGCACAAAGCGGGGGTCGCCCACAAAGCGCTCCTGGGGCACCTTAAGGGCCACCAGGCGGCCCGTCCTCTTGTCCTTGGCCTTGTACACCGTGGCCATTCCCCCCACCCCCACCTTCTCCAGGACCTCGTAGCGCTGGGAGAGGCTCTGGACCTCCTCCGTGGTCTTGGTCCGGGTGGGGCGCTTCTCCCGGGAAGCCTGCCGCTTCGGCGCCCGGCGCCTCGGGCCCAGGTAGAGGCGGGGGGCGGCCAAGGCCCCCAGGGCGAGGAGAAGCCAAGGAGCGGCCGCCTCCGGACGCATCCCCGAAACCACCCCTACCCCCGAGAGGGCGGCGAGGAGGAGAAGGAGGGGCCAAGGGCCGAGCCGCACCGCAAGGAGGGCGGTGAGGAGGACCAGGAGAAGGGCAAGGAGCCAGATCATCACTCCACCCGAAGGGCCACAGCGGTCACGTTGTCGTCCCCCCCGCGGCGGAGGGCCTCGGAGAGGAGGGCCTCGAGGCTCCCCTGCAGGTCCTTGCCGAGGGTCCACTCCTCTTCGGGTACCAGGCCGTAAAGCCCGTCCGTGACCAGGAGGACCCCCTCTCCCGGGGACAGGCGCACCCCCTTCAGGTCAACGCGGGCCTCGGGCAAGCCCAGGGCCCGGGTGAGGACGTGGCGGTAGGGGTGGCGCTCCGCCTCGGTGGGGGTCAACACCCCCTCCTTGAGCCGCTCCGCCACCCAGGAGTGGTCCTCGGTCAGGCGGCGGAAGCCCCGGGGGCCGAAGAGGTAGGCCCGGGAGTCCCCGATGTGCCCCACCACCCCCTCCTTAAGCCAGTCGGCGTAGAGGAAGGCGGTGAGGGTGGTCCCCATCCCCCGCCTTCCCGGCTTCTCCGCCTCCCGTTCCACCCGCCTCTGGGCCAGGGCGAAGGCCTTCTCCATCACCCGGGAAAGCCCCACGGCCGGGCGCCCGCCCCTCAGGTGCTCGGCGTAGGCCCGCGCCGCCTCGGAGAGGGCCTCTATGGCCAGCTTGCTCGCCCACTCCCCCGCCTCCATCCCCCCCATGCCGTCGGCCACAGCCAGGAGGAGGAGGTACCCCGGGGGCACCTCGAGGCGGAGCACCCGGTGGAAGTCCTCGTTGTTCTGGCGGCGGCCCACGTGGGAGGCGGCGGCCACCTGGAAGCGGGGGGCGAAGCGCATCGCCTCCATTGTATAGGATGGAAGCGTGGAGCGCCTTTCCGACCTGGTGGACCTCTACGAGTACCGGGTGGAGGACCTGGCCCAGGGCCGCTCCCCCAAGGGAGGGAAAAGGGCCCTTTTGGAGCTCCGGGCCCTCCTGGTCCAGGCTAGGCTTCCCGCCCCCCTCGCCAAGCGCTTCCGCCAGGCCGACGCCCGCTTCCGCGCCCTGAAAAGGGCCGCGGAGCCGTCCCCGCCCCTGGACCTCCCCGCCCTCCTTCCAGGGGAACCCGAGGAGAAGGAAGCCCCGGAAAAAGAGGTCCTTCGCCGCCTGGCCCTGGGGGTGTGGCGCCTCCTGACCGCCAGGGAGGTCCGGGCCCGGGCCAAGGACCTCCTCACCGGCCGCCGGGAGGAGCTGCGCCTGGTCCACGCCTTTTTGCAAAACTACCTGGCCTACCGGGAACAGGAGGCGTTCCGGCGGGACTTCAACCTCTCCCGCTTCGCCCCCACCCACCCCATCCCCTCCCTCTCGGAAAGCCTGGCAGACCTCGAGGACCCCCGGGTGGCGGAGGCCCTCCTCCTGGAGTACCTGGAGACCGTCCTCCACCTACCCAAGGACCTCCCCCTTCCCCCGGAGGAAACCCGCACCTACGTGCGCCGCTTCCTCCACCGCATCCTGGAGTGGGAGGAGGCCTACGGCCTCCCCCCCAAGCGGGACCTCCTGGCCCTAAGGCGGGCCCTGGAGGAGGCCCGGCGCCTGGGGGCCAGCGAGAAGGAGATCGCCCGCCTGGAGGAGCGCCTTAAGCAGGAGGCCCAGGAGGAGCGGCGGCGGGAGCTCCTCTTGGAGGAGGAAAGGCGCCGCTTCCGGGTGGCCTCGGAGAAGGTGCTCGCCCTCCTCCAACTCCTCCCCACCCCCCAGGGGGAAACCCCCTGGCCCGAGGTGCCCGAGCCCGGCCGCGTGGGGGAGAACCTCGCCACCCTGCCCCTTGCCCCGGGCCGCGTTCCCCTCGGACCCCTGGTCCTCACCCTGAGCCAGGTGGAGGGCCGCTGGCACCTGGGCCTGGCCGGGGAGGACCACCCCCTGGAGGGGGCCCTGGTCCTCCCCTGGGAGGACCTCGAGGTCCTCGCGGTGCGGGAAGGGGACCTCCTCCACCTGAGGCTGGAGGCCCGGAGCGGCCTCAGGCTTTACGAGCTCCTCGCCGAGGGGCGGGTGCTCGCCCTGCTCCTTTCCCCGAAGGGGGATTACGCCCACCTCCGCCTCCTCCGCGCCCTCTCCGCAAGGCTCAAAGGGGAGTTCCGCCCCCAGGAGTTCGGCCCCCACCTGGCCGAGAAGTACCGCCTGGCCCAAGAGGAAGCCCTCTTAGACTTTGCCCGCAAGGGCCTGGAGCTCACCACAAGGCGCCTAGGGGGCACCCCCCCCGAACCCCTCCTCCTCGAGGTGGGCCGGGCCCTGGGCCTGGAGGGAGAGGCCCGGGCCCTGGCGGAGGCCCTGAAGGAGTACCTAGGCCGCCGCCCCCCCACCCAGGAAACCCTGGGGGGCGAGGTGCACTTCCTCTCCCTCTCCCCCGAGCCCATGAGCCTGAGGGTGGGGCATACGGTGCTCTTCCTGCGCCTCAAGGAAGATTCGGTCTACCTAGGGCAGGCCGGGGAGGTGCCCCGGCGCCTTAAGGACCTCGGGGTCTACCGGCTGCCCGAAGGGACCCTGGTCCTGGCCCGGGAAGGGAGGCGCTTGGCCTACCTGGTGGTTGGAACGCCTTGACGCTGAGGGCCTCCCGGGTATACTCCAGGAAGGGGTCTATGAAAGTACTTAGGCATCCGGCTTTCGCCCGGCTCTTCCTCTCCTACCTGGTCTCCCAGGCGGGAAGCAAGGTCCACCGGGTGGCCTTGCTGGTTTTGGTCTACCTCCTCACGAAAAACGCCCTATGGGTTTCCCTGGTGCTGGGGGTCCAGCTCCTCGGCACCGTGGTCTTCTCCCCCCTCCTCTCCGCCTGGGCCGACACCCAGGACCGAAAGCGGCTTCTCGTCTGGTCAGACCTCCTCAGGGCGCCCCTGGTGGCCCTCATCCCTCTCCTCGGGGCCAAGAGCCTCCCCGTCCTCCTCCTCCTCGTCTTCCTCATGGAGCTTCTCCGCGACCTCCACGACCCCATCCAGAACGCCGTGGTGCCCGACCTGGTGCCCAAGGAGGAGGTGGACGAGGCAAACAGCCTCATCCTCCTGGCCGACCGCCTCTCGGAGGTGCTCTTCGTGGGGGCGGCGGGGGTCTTGGTGGCGGCGGTG is from Thermus islandicus DSM 21543 and encodes:
- a CDS encoding PP2C family protein-serine/threonine phosphatase, producing the protein MRFAPRFQVAAASHVGRRQNNEDFHRVLRLEVPPGYLLLLAVADGMGGMEAGEWASKLAIEALSEAARAYAEHLRGGRPAVGLSRVMEKAFALAQRRVEREAEKPGRRGMGTTLTAFLYADWLKEGVVGHIGDSRAYLFGPRGFRRLTEDHSWVAERLKEGVLTPTEAERHPYRHVLTRALGLPEARVDLKGVRLSPGEGVLLVTDGLYGLVPEEEWTLGKDLQGSLEALLSEALRRGGDDNVTAVALRVE